One genomic window of Notamacropus eugenii isolate mMacEug1 chromosome 6, mMacEug1.pri_v2, whole genome shotgun sequence includes the following:
- the LOC140511821 gene encoding olfactory receptor 5AC1-like, with product MEEENKTLVKEFVLTGITDLPELQIPFFLLFLVIYITTMMGNIGLIVLVWMNSHLHTPMYIFLSSLAFSDALASSSVTPRMLVNFLIKNKMISLLECMTQFYFFGVSATAECFLLAAMAYDRYAAICNPLLYPVRMSNRLCKQLVIASYTLGFLHLMIHVGLLFRLTFCKSTRIHYFYCEILQLFKISCTDTSINTFVVFIFSAFIQTFTFTIIIISYAYVLSAIFRIRSEKRRSKAFSTCSAHLFSVSLFYGTLFFMYVRPGSDTTKDQDVMYSLFYTIIIPLLNPFIYSLRNKEVLCSLRKAIKK from the coding sequence ATGGAAGAGGAGAACAAGACATTGGTGAAAGAGTTTGTTCTCACAGGAATTACAGATCTCCCTGAGCTTCAGATACCTTTCTTCTTATTATTCTTAGTGATCTACATCACAACCATGATGGGAAATATTGGGCTGATTGTACTTGTGTGGATGAACTCTCACCTTCACACGCCCATGTACATATTCCTCAGTAGCTTAGCTTTTTCAGATGCATTGGCTTCCTCTTCTGTGACCCCTAGGATGCTGGTGAATTTCTTAATTAAGAATAAAATGATATCCCTTTTGGAATGCATGactcaattttacttttttggtgTCAGTGCAACTGCCGAATGTTTCTTGCTGGCAGCAATGGCATATGACCGATATGCAGCCATATGCAACCCTCTCCTTTATCCAGTGAGGATGTCGAATAGATTGTGTAAGCAACTTGTGATTGCTTCCTATACACTTGGTTTTCTTCATCTCATGATTCATGTGGGTTTGTTATTTAGACTAACCTTCTGCAAGTCAACTAGAATACATTATTTCTATTGTGAAATTCTGCAATTGTTTAAAATTTCTTGTACTGACACATCTATTAACACATTTgtggttttcattttctctgcATTTATTCAGACTTTTACTTTTACGATTATCATAATATCTTATGCTTATGTGCTCTCTGCTATCTTCAGGAttagatctgaaaagagaaggaGCAAAGCCTTCTCGACATGCAGTGCCCATCTGTTCTCTGTCTCCTTATTCTATGGAACTCTTTTCTTTATGTATGTGCGTCCTGGGTCTGACACTACTAAAGATCAGGATGTAATGTATTCCTTATTTTACACTATCATAATCCCCCTGTTAAACCCATTTATTTACAGCTTGAGAAATAAAGAAGTCCTTTGTTCTCTGAGAAAAGCAATAAAGAAATAG